A genome region from Nocardia sp. NBC_01730 includes the following:
- a CDS encoding GGDEF domain-containing protein: MSTNIEPPVATMARAWACAVCAEPGSGTAPEQLEPVLIEIVERLRTLARSEPFPVLEARILGARLAEAPFDRIRMLAQASRWLLGFPSGTPGSLVATRWPLVASQAIDSYAQALQERALAQQEQNLSAKVSLRVQEIAALQHRLRHEATHDALTDLANRTLLQDKVRLMATDPTRGVGLLLIDLDRFKQINDGYGHAIGDEVLVELANRLREACPPDTVICRYGGDEFVLAINPHRNTLSDLAHRIVAALRDPVWSSAGPVPVSASVGTAYNPPGTPCDFTDLLRRADRAMYSAKTAGGRRFAFADEPEIDTAVAG; encoded by the coding sequence ATGTCGACGAATATCGAGCCCCCGGTAGCCACCATGGCCCGAGCATGGGCCTGTGCGGTGTGCGCTGAGCCCGGTTCGGGCACGGCCCCCGAACAGCTGGAGCCGGTACTGATCGAGATCGTCGAGCGACTGCGCACGCTCGCCAGGTCCGAGCCATTCCCCGTACTCGAGGCGCGAATTCTCGGGGCCAGGCTCGCCGAGGCGCCGTTCGACCGGATCCGGATGCTCGCGCAGGCATCCCGGTGGCTGCTCGGTTTTCCGTCCGGCACACCGGGTTCGCTGGTGGCCACCCGCTGGCCGCTCGTGGCCAGTCAAGCGATCGACAGTTACGCGCAGGCGCTACAGGAGCGGGCGCTCGCGCAGCAGGAGCAGAACCTTTCGGCCAAGGTGTCGCTGCGGGTGCAGGAGATCGCCGCGTTGCAGCATCGGCTGCGGCACGAGGCTACGCATGACGCGCTCACCGACTTGGCCAACCGGACGCTGCTACAGGACAAGGTGCGGCTGATGGCGACCGATCCGACTCGCGGTGTCGGGCTGCTGCTGATCGACCTGGATCGGTTCAAGCAGATCAACGACGGATACGGCCACGCGATCGGCGACGAGGTGCTGGTCGAGCTGGCCAACCGGCTGCGCGAAGCCTGTCCGCCGGACACGGTGATCTGCAGGTACGGCGGCGACGAGTTTGTGCTCGCCATCAACCCGCACCGCAACACGCTCAGCGATCTCGCACACCGGATCGTGGCCGCGCTGCGTGACCCGGTCTGGTCGTCGGCGGGCCCTGTTCCGGTGTCGGCGAGCGTCGGCACCGCCTACAACCCGCCGGGCACCCCATGCGATTTCACCGATCTGCTCCGCCGCGCCGACCGTGCGATGTACTCCGCGAAGACGGCGGGTGGCCGCCGGTTCGCGTTCGCCGACGAGCCGGAAATCGACACGGCCGTCGCGGGCTGA
- a CDS encoding excalibur calcium-binding domain-containing protein: protein MGTARLAVTACPLGTLLSAGCGAGNRSEQRQPNTTPLRTPSATRTATTTTAQQPSTSAPWGTALPPIAEPPPRPPTPESRPAAPATPPAPAAPPAGSVRYSNCSDAKAAGAAPLHRGDPGYSSRLDRDGDGVACEN, encoded by the coding sequence ATGGGGACCGCACGACTCGCCGTAACAGCCTGCCCGCTGGGCACGTTGCTCAGTGCCGGGTGCGGTGCAGGCAACAGATCGGAGCAACGGCAACCGAACACGACACCGTTGCGCACGCCGTCGGCTACCCGCACGGCAACCACAACAACCGCCCAACAGCCGAGCACGTCAGCGCCATGGGGGACGGCCCTCCCGCCGATCGCCGAACCGCCACCGCGGCCACCGACGCCCGAATCGCGACCGGCGGCTCCAGCGACGCCACCCGCTCCCGCTGCACCGCCCGCAGGCAGCGTTCGCTACTCGAACTGCTCCGACGCGAAGGCCGCAGGCGCGGCGCCACTGCACAGAGGCGATCCGGGCTACAGCTCGAGACTGGACAGGGACGGCGATGGCGTCGCGTGCGAGAACTGA
- a CDS encoding MerR family transcriptional regulator has protein sequence MAADSEFTIDELARAADTTVRSVRVYHERGLLPSPEVRGRIGYYGSDHLDRLQTISRLLGRGMKLNGIRELLEAWDRGDGLAEVLGVKEANGAGPDSEATTDPDDDFSELPEYAKQALAASEDPLEAYRVTNPRCCDLATRLTDTGLPMRDTFHLVERLRADCDRIADRFATELFYRLAGQAYEESPRTPRDRTKLETDLAIARLIVTRAASELIDQAFARHSELPAPKLPSPAALPSPSPLSGVPTVPSPPIPGPQPAVDR, from the coding sequence ATGGCTGCAGACTCTGAATTCACGATCGACGAACTGGCACGGGCAGCCGACACCACCGTGCGCAGCGTCCGCGTGTACCACGAGCGGGGGCTTCTGCCTTCGCCGGAGGTGCGCGGGCGGATCGGGTACTACGGATCGGACCACCTCGACCGGTTGCAGACCATCAGCCGTCTGCTGGGGCGGGGCATGAAGCTGAACGGCATCAGGGAGTTGCTCGAAGCATGGGACCGCGGCGATGGACTCGCGGAGGTTCTCGGCGTGAAAGAGGCGAACGGTGCCGGACCGGATTCGGAAGCCACCACCGACCCCGATGACGACTTCTCCGAGCTGCCGGAGTACGCCAAGCAGGCACTGGCCGCCAGCGAGGATCCGCTCGAGGCGTACCGAGTCACCAACCCGCGTTGCTGCGATCTGGCCACCCGGCTCACCGACACCGGACTGCCGATGCGGGATACCTTTCACCTGGTCGAACGGCTGAGGGCCGATTGCGACCGCATCGCCGACCGCTTCGCCACCGAGTTGTTCTACCGCTTGGCCGGACAGGCGTACGAGGAATCACCGCGCACGCCGAGGGACCGCACCAAGCTGGAGACAGACCTGGCGATCGCCCGATTGATCGTGACCAGGGCGGCCTCCGAACTGATCGACCAAGCGTTCGCTCGACACTCCGAGTTGCCAGCGCCTAAGCTGCCCAGCCCGGCCGCACTGCCCAGCCCGTCTCCGCTGTCCGGCGTACCCACAGTGCCGTCGCCGCCGATACCCGGCCCTCAGCCTGCGGTCGACCGCTGA
- a CDS encoding ROK family protein: MTVLALEIGSSRFAASRVADNVDTDDIRQIPVPSSAAWDQCRELLLEVADGAEVTCLGIASTGPIDMAAGVVAPSEVPEWRTGFGIVEAARKLFPKATVQLALDGVCLALAERNLGATRDAMDALVINLSDRISGGIVVGGFVVVGRTGNSGHIGHVLVPGFDDRCACGGRGCLEAVAGGASAVRWAREQGWAGTSVSELAEAARMGESIPAAALGRAGTALGRAIASVTALLDTNLVVLGGPVAEAGPALWKPLGEAVATHARLSFQSGLRVVPSQLGEFGVLAGAAVFAISAQGS; this comes from the coding sequence ATGACAGTGTTGGCATTGGAGATCGGTTCATCGAGGTTCGCGGCGAGTCGGGTCGCCGACAATGTCGACACCGACGACATCCGGCAGATTCCGGTGCCATCCTCCGCCGCGTGGGACCAGTGCCGGGAACTGTTGCTCGAGGTCGCGGACGGCGCCGAGGTCACCTGCCTCGGCATCGCCTCGACCGGACCGATCGATATGGCAGCCGGAGTGGTCGCGCCTTCGGAAGTTCCCGAGTGGCGAACGGGTTTCGGTATCGTCGAGGCCGCGCGAAAGTTGTTCCCCAAGGCTACGGTCCAGCTCGCGCTGGATGGTGTATGTCTGGCGCTGGCCGAACGGAATCTCGGCGCCACACGCGACGCGATGGACGCGCTGGTGATCAACCTGTCCGACCGCATCAGCGGCGGGATCGTGGTCGGCGGATTCGTGGTCGTCGGGCGGACCGGCAACTCGGGACACATCGGTCACGTCTTGGTCCCCGGCTTCGATGATCGTTGCGCATGCGGCGGCCGCGGCTGTCTGGAAGCGGTCGCCGGTGGCGCGTCGGCGGTGCGCTGGGCTCGGGAGCAGGGCTGGGCGGGTACCTCGGTGTCGGAGCTGGCGGAGGCCGCCCGCATGGGCGAGAGCATCCCCGCCGCGGCGCTTGGCCGAGCAGGCACGGCGCTCGGTCGGGCGATCGCGTCGGTGACTGCACTTCTGGACACGAACCTCGTCGTACTCGGAGGCCCGGTCGCCGAAGCAGGCCCCGCGCTGTGGAAGCCGCTCGGCGAAGCGGTCGCCACGCACGCCAGGCTGAGCTTTCAGTCCGGACTGCGTGTTGTTCCCTCGCAGCTCGGGGAGTTCGGAGTGCTCGCGGGTGCCGCTGTGTTTGCAATATCTGCGCAGGGCTCCTGA
- a CDS encoding GAF domain-containing protein yields MTIETLAPDCMSVASVGDAPREFASWQRVLQRLLSKAPALYDKLTTAGLTEAIRTAHEQAQDVDLTIQTGSGRHQLLIRPVFGPAGDVHAVRLWLGPAAERVPVLRPAVGAIWDLGTQTIQQPSGITRLSGSAAEQYVPRMSIAELFHRLSSFDRHAQVLDLLYEPKPGDRMQFDTTVVSGFGRPAQWRITIRARDDERTRGAWWLIEDVTSENVPPAWPTLERIGLREAHRRAGTHLAVLQLEYTSISHWLTDPAPWIRWDYLFRPVDVFHPDDRSRLAELADRLRSGDSAGVTLRLLNYGGGYTPTSLLLYPYPGYSSRQLAIAQLVRVADDVPLLETHRQVVEPRQRSAPIGYDDQLRHWLAGRMKSNPAC; encoded by the coding sequence GTGACTATCGAGACGTTGGCGCCGGACTGCATGTCGGTGGCGTCGGTGGGCGATGCACCGCGCGAGTTCGCGAGCTGGCAGCGGGTGCTGCAGCGCCTGCTGTCGAAGGCGCCCGCACTCTATGACAAGCTGACGACCGCCGGGTTGACCGAAGCCATCCGTACGGCGCATGAGCAGGCACAGGATGTCGATCTGACGATCCAAACGGGCTCCGGTCGGCACCAGCTGCTGATCAGGCCGGTGTTCGGCCCGGCAGGGGATGTCCACGCGGTGCGGCTTTGGCTGGGACCTGCCGCCGAGCGGGTGCCCGTCCTCCGTCCTGCGGTCGGCGCCATCTGGGACCTGGGCACGCAGACCATTCAGCAGCCGAGCGGCATCACCAGATTGTCCGGCAGTGCGGCCGAACAATACGTACCCCGGATGTCCATCGCGGAGTTGTTCCACCGGCTGTCGAGCTTCGATCGGCACGCGCAAGTCCTCGACCTGCTCTACGAACCCAAGCCCGGTGACCGGATGCAGTTCGACACCACTGTCGTGTCCGGGTTCGGGCGTCCCGCGCAGTGGCGGATCACCATCCGTGCCAGGGACGACGAGCGGACGCGTGGTGCTTGGTGGCTGATCGAGGATGTCACGTCGGAGAATGTGCCGCCGGCGTGGCCGACGCTGGAGCGAATCGGGTTGCGCGAAGCCCATCGTCGCGCGGGGACGCATCTGGCTGTCCTTCAGCTCGAGTACACCAGCATCTCGCACTGGCTCACCGATCCCGCGCCGTGGATCCGCTGGGACTATCTCTTCCGACCCGTCGACGTGTTCCATCCCGACGATCGATCCCGGTTGGCGGAGCTCGCCGACCGGCTCCGCTCCGGCGACAGCGCTGGTGTGACTCTGCGGTTGCTCAATTACGGCGGCGGCTACACGCCGACCTCGTTGCTGCTCTATCCCTACCCCGGGTACTCGAGCAGGCAGCTCGCGATCGCGCAACTCGTTCGGGTCGCGGACGATGTTCCGCTGCTGGAGACCCATCGCCAGGTCGTGGAGCCGCGGCAGCGCAGTGCGCCGATCGGCTACGACGATCAATTGCGGCACTGGCTTGCGGGCAGGATGAAAAGCAACCCGGCCTGCTGA
- a CDS encoding conjugal transfer protein codes for MAARRRRDNILVAVLAVLAVLGGGHAILSVFDSGPPPPSDDSTTAIVGRSQLAGSFAEQFVVTYLTAIAGQQDRVGEFVGSGQQIALPTSARQVSDPSVVYVSRTVSASSLDVWSVTVSVRIGKGGTSGTPETRQFYRVAVSVSDGRLRALSVPAVVPPPGKGVELALAYSSPCATDTPLSQVAAGFLGALLAGAGDVARYTTPDSGLAALKPAPFTAVELVALTADNAACGSSGAKAQVLATINPKADTGATATLAYPLTMVRNGGQWQVVSIDPVPALSSPLAVVAGQDSRGGAPTSSTSPPSTSVNIPPATQN; via the coding sequence ATGGCCGCGCGCCGCCGCCGCGACAATATCTTAGTCGCGGTGCTTGCCGTGCTCGCCGTCCTCGGCGGCGGCCACGCAATCCTCAGTGTGTTCGACTCTGGTCCACCTCCGCCGTCCGATGATTCGACAACCGCGATTGTCGGCCGTTCGCAATTGGCCGGATCTTTCGCTGAACAGTTCGTGGTGACATATCTGACCGCCATTGCGGGACAACAAGATCGAGTTGGCGAATTCGTCGGCTCAGGTCAGCAGATCGCGTTGCCGACGTCCGCGCGACAGGTGTCCGACCCATCGGTCGTCTACGTTTCGCGTACCGTGTCCGCCAGTAGCCTGGACGTTTGGTCGGTGACGGTGTCGGTCCGGATCGGCAAGGGCGGAACCAGTGGGACTCCGGAGACACGGCAGTTCTATCGGGTCGCGGTGTCCGTCTCCGACGGGCGACTACGGGCGCTGTCGGTGCCCGCGGTGGTCCCGCCGCCTGGGAAGGGCGTCGAACTCGCGCTGGCCTACTCCTCGCCCTGCGCGACGGATACGCCGCTGTCCCAAGTGGCGGCCGGATTCTTGGGCGCTTTGTTGGCGGGCGCCGGTGACGTAGCCCGCTACACCACACCGGATTCGGGCCTTGCCGCGCTGAAACCGGCTCCGTTCACGGCCGTCGAGCTGGTCGCGCTCACCGCCGACAACGCGGCCTGCGGGTCCAGTGGTGCGAAAGCCCAGGTGCTGGCCACCATCAACCCCAAAGCCGATACCGGCGCCACCGCGACCCTGGCCTACCCGCTGACGATGGTCCGCAACGGGGGCCAATGGCAGGTAGTGTCCATCGATCCGGTTCCCGCTCTGTCGAGTCCGCTGGCGGTGGTCGCCGGTCAGGATTCCCGCGGCGGCGCGCCGACCAGTTCGACCTCGCCACCTTCGACGTCGGTGAACATTCCGCCGGCGACACAGAATTGA